In Candidatus Kapaibacterium thiocyanatum, the DNA window CGTCGCATGCCACGCTCGACAGGACGGAGCAGTTGTACGACGACGTACTGCGATACTGCATCGCCGGGAACGTTCTCAAGAACGCGGCCTATCCACTCTCCGTCAGCGCCGAACGCGTCGTGCAGGCCATCGCCATCGCCGAGCACGCGCGTACGATCGGCGCCACGCATCTTGCGCACGGCAGTACAGGTGCCGGCAACGACCAGGTCCGCTTCGATCTCATCTTCCGTATCCTCTGTCCCGACCTTCCCGTCATCACACCGATTCGCGACCAGCGACTGAGCCGCGACGAGGAGATCGCCTATCTCTCTACCAATGGTGTGGAAGGCGACTGGACGAAGGCCGCCTACTCGATCAATCAGGGAATATGGGGCACGACGATCGGCGGACGCGAGACGCTGACGTCGGGTGATCCGCTGCCGGAACATGCCTACCCGAGCGCGACGAGCGATGACGATCATCCGGAGAACAGCGAAGGCCTCGTCGTCAGCTTCGTCGATGGAGAGCCGGTGGCTCTCAACGGTACGACGATGGAACCCGTCGACGTGATACGCATGCTCAACGAGCGCGGCACGGCGTGGCGCATCGGCAGGGGAATGCATGTCGGCGATACGATCATCGGCATCAAGGGGCGCGTCGCCTTCGAGGCGCCTGCGGCATCGATCCTCATCGAAGCGCATCGCGTCCTCGAGAAGCATACACTCACGAAATGGCAGATCAATCTCAAGGACCAACTGTCCACCTGGTACGGACAGCTCCTGCACGAAGGTCAGTTCCTCGAACCTGCCATGCGCGATATCGAAGCGTTCTACAGGCAGACGCAGGAGCGGGTAACCGGCGACGTCACCATCGAACTCCGTGATCGCACGTTCGACGTACTCGGCATCTCGTCGCCGAACGATCTCATGCAGTCGTCGTTCGCGACGTACGGAGAAGTGAACCGTGCGTGGTCGGGAGACGATGTCAAGGGCTTCGCCACGATATCGGCAATCACGACGACGATCCATCGCACCGTGGATAACGAACAGCCGGCGACGGGGAGCGCACGATCATGATCGGTATCGTCGGTGGCGCAGGCTATGCGGGCGGCGAACTCATCCGCCTCCTGCTCGGACATCCCGAAGTCAGTGTGAACGACCTCGCCGTCGTCAGTACATCCCATGCGGGCCAGCCGGTCGGTGCAGCTCATCCCGATCTTGCCGGTACGACGACGCTTCGGTTCACGAACGAGCTGCCTGCGGATCCCGACGTCGTCTTCCTCTGCAGCGGGCACGGTCAGGCGAAGCGTTTCCTGTCCGGGAATCCTCTTCCGGATTCGACGATCGTCATCGATCTCAGCCAGGACTTCCGTCTGGACGATGCGTGGACCTACGGTCTACCCGAACTGCATCGCGAGCGTATCCGCACGGCGAAGCGCATAGCCAATCCCGGATGTTTCGCCACGACCATCGAGCTGGCCCTGCTGCCGCTCGCGGGCGAAGGGCTGCTGCGTGATGACGTCACCGTGACGGCGATCACAGGATCGACGGGCGCGGGCCAGGCTCCGTCGGATACCACGCATTTCTCGTGGCGTGCGAACAACCTGAGCGTCTACAAGGCCTTCGATCACCAGCATCTTCCGGAGATCCATCGTACGCTTGCCGCCGCCGGGAACGACACCGACGTGATCTTCGTCCCGATGCGGGGTCCGTTCCAGCGCGGTATCATGGCATCGTGCCTGATACGGTGCGAGCGTTCCGCCGCCGCCATCATGAAGCTCTACCGCGACCGCTACGAAGGCCATCCCTTCGTCGTCGTGGCCGACGACCTGCCCGATCTGAAGCGCATCACCGGAACGAATCGCTGCTGCGTCGGACTGCAGCATCAGGGCGATCATCTGCTCGTCGTGAGCGTACTCGACAACCTGTTGAAGGGTGCGTCGGGGCAAGCCGTGCAGAACATGAATCTCACACTCGGCTACGACGAGACGGCAGGACTCGATCTCCGGGCCATCGCCTACTGACGTCTATCGAACAGGGACACCATGAATCCATTGCCGGTCTATTCGCTGATGCCGATCGAACTCGTGCGCGGAAGTATGTCTACCGTGTGGGATGCCGACGGCAATTCCTATCTGGACCTCTACGGCGGTCATGCCGTCATCTCCATCGGTCATGCCCATCCGGCCTACGTACAGGCCATCGCGGCGCAGGCCGAACGTCTCGGCTTCTATTCCAACAGCGTCAGGATCCGCATCCAGGAAGAGTTCGCAGAACGTCTCGGCATCGTCTCGGGATACGACACGTATAGGCTGTTCCTCTGCAACAGTGGTGCGGAAGCCAACGAGAACGCCTTGAAGCTCGCGTCCTTCGTGACGGGGCGCAGCAGGATCGTGGCCTTCGACAAGGCCTTCCATGGCCGTACGTCGCTCGCCGTTGCCACCACGGACAATCCGAAGATCGTCGCTCCGGTCAACAGGACCGATAACGTCACCTTCGTGCCGCTCAACGACATCGAGGCCGTGCGCGCCGAGCTCGATCGTGGGGACGTCGCCGCCGTCATCGTCGAAGGAATCCAGGGCGTGGGTGGTATCCGCATGGCGGACGACGACTTCCTCGTCGCCCTCGATACGGAATGCCGCAAGCACGGTGCGATGCTCATCCTCGACGAGATACAGTCCGGATGCGGTCGTACCGGACGATACTTCGCGCATCAGCATGCAGGTATCCGGCCACCGCTCGTCACCGTCGCGAAGGGAATCGGCAACGGTTTTCCCATCGGTGGAGTACTCGTATCGCCGGACATCGACGTCTGGGACGGTATGCTCGGTACGACGTTCGGTGGCAATCACCTGGCCTGTGCCGCAGCCATGAGCGTGATCGACGTCATGGAGTCCGATGATCTCATGCAGCGGGCCGCGGAGAACGGTGCGGTACTGGCGAATATGTTGCGCGACGTACCGGGAGTGACCGACGTACGTGGCCGTGGCCTCATGATCGGTATGGATATCGATCATGGCGCGGCAGCCGTCCGGACGTCGCTCGTGCAGGATCATCGTATCCTCACCGGCAACGCTTCCAACCCGAAGACGATACGGTTGTTGCCCGCGCTCAACGTTTCCCGCGAAGAACTCGACCGGTTCGTGCAGGCTCTCTCTTCCACGCTGACACTGGAGACGACATGAAACGCTTTACCTCCGTCCATGATGTACTGGCCGGTCCCGGACTCGACACCGTACTCCGCGATGCCCTCGAACTCAAGCGTTCGTCATGGATGCACGAGACGCTGGGTCGCCGCCGTACGCTCGGCCTGCTCTTCATGAATCCGTCCTTGCGGACACGCATGAGCACACAGAAGGCAGGAACCCTGCTCGGTATGGATGTGATGGTGCTGAATGCCGGCAGTGATTCATGGACGCTCGAAACACGCGATGGCGTCGTGATGGACGGCACCGCGACCGAACATATCAAGGAAGCCGCAGGCGTTATGGGGCAGTATTGCGATGTTCTCGGCATCCGCACCTTCGCCGGCCTCAAGGACCGTAACGAGGATTACAATGAAGAGGTCATGGAGAGTTTCATAAGATATGCCGGTGTTCCCGTCGTCAGTCTGGAAAGTGCCACGAGGCATCCCCTGCAGAGCTTCGCCGATCTCATCACCATCGAAACGCTGAAGCGGACGGCGCGGCCGAAGGTCGTCCTGACGTGGGCGCCACATCCCAAGGCACTTCCGCAGGCAGTGGCCAACTCCTTCGTCGAATGGATGTCGGCCGCTGACGTCGATCTCGTCGTCACCCATCCTGAAGGATACGATCTGGCCCCGGACTTCATGCGGGGCGTCACGATGATGCACGATCAGGATGCCGCCTTCGAGGGGGCCGACTTCATCTATGCCAAGAACTGGTCGAACTACGGACAGTATGGTGCCATCACGTCGATGGATCCGTCATGGACGGTGACGGTCGACAAGATGAAACGCACGAACGACGCACGGTTCCTGCATTGTCTGCCCGTGCGACGCAACATGATCGTGACGGATGAGGTGCTGGACGGACCATGGTCGGCCGTGCTGGAGCAGGCCGGCAACCGCGTCGTCAGCGCCCAGACGATTCTCATGCACATGGTGAAGGAGCTGCAGGCATGACGGTAACGGTCGTCAAGGTCGGTGGTGCCATCGTCGAGGACGCGGCATCGCTCACGAACTTCCTGGATACGCTCGCACGGCTTCCGCGCCCGTTCGTCCTCGTTCACGGCGGTGGAAGCCTTGTGACGAGAACGGCCGAATCGCTCGGAATTCCCCAGACGATGATCGAGGGTCGTCGGGTCACCGATGCGCGCACACTCGACATCCTCGTCATGATCCTCGGAGGGCTCACGAACAAATCCATCGTCGCCGGACTTGCGGCCCGGGGTGTCGCTGCTCTCGGTATGACGGGGCCGGACGCGGGAATCATCAGGTCCGCGAAGCACCGTGATCCATCGCGCGACTACGGCTTCGTCGGAGACATCACCGACGTCGATGGGCGACGCATGATGGAACTCATGACGGGCGGTGCGACGCCGCTTTCGCTCGTGCTGGCGCCTGTCACGCACGACGGTGCCGGACAATTGCTCAACACGAATGCCGACAAGGTCGCATCCGCCGTAGCATCCGCATTGGGGACTGTTGCCGACGTCGATCTCGTCTACTGTTTCGACAGGGATGGCGTGCTGATGGATGTCGCCGACGATACGTCGGTCATTCCGACGCTCACACGTGCGGAGATGGACGATCTGTATGGCAAGGGTGTCATCGTCAAGGGTATGGTTCCGAAACTCAATGCAGCCTTCGCCGCTCTCGATGCGGGGGTGCGCAACGTCCGTATCCAGTCCGCGGCCACGCTCGGTACGCGGTCGGGCACGGCCATCGTCAGGACGGATGCATGATGCAACAGCGGTATGACGAAGCGCTCGCACTGTTGAAGCGTCTGGTATCGACGCAGTCGTACAGCAGGCAGGAGGGGGATACGGCCGTCATCGTAGCGGACTGGCTGCAGGAGCGTGGCGCGGAGCCCGAGCGATACGGCAACAACGTCGTCGCCTGGCATCGATCCTCGATCCCCGGTGCACCCGTTCTCCTGTTGAATTCGCATCACGACACCGTGCGGCCCGGTAACGGATGGCTGACGGATCCGTTCGACCCAGTCGTCCATGACGGCAGGCTCACCGGTCTCGGAAGCAACGATGCCGGCGGTTCTCTCGTCGTCCTGCTCGCGGCTTTCATCGCATTGCTCGATCACACGGATCTGCCGTATACGATCTGCATGGCGGCGACATCCGAGGAAGAGATATCGGGCAGCGACGGTATGGCCATGCTGGTACGACAGTGGATGACGGACGGCGTGGACATCGCCGTAGCCATCGTCGGAGAACCGACGGGGATGAACATGGCCATCGCGGAGAAAGGACTCGTGGTACTCGACTGTACTGCACGGGGGCGTACGGGACATGCTGCGAGAGACGAAGGGGAGAATGCTATCTATGTCGCCATGCGCGATATCGAGTGGTTCCGGACCTTCACGTTCGATCGTGTCTCACCCATGCTCGGTCCGGTCAAGATGACGGTCACGCAGATCGAGGCCGGGAGCCAGCATAACGTCGTGCCCGACGAATGCCGCTTCGTCGTGGATGTCCGTACGACGGATGCCTACGTCAACGGCGAGATCGTCGATATCATCCGTGATCATGTACGATGCGACGTCGTACCGCGAAGCCTGCGGCTGCAGCCTTCGTCGATCGTGGAAACCCATCCACTCGTCCTTGCAGGCAAGCGCATCGGCATGACGACCTACGGTAGCCCGACGCTCAGCGATCAATCCCTGCTTCCTCCCGGCGTTCCGTCGCTGAAGATCGGTCCGGGAGATTCCGCACGTTCGCATACGCCGAACGAATACCTCCATCTCGACGAACTGCGTCATGGCGTCGACGTCATGATCCGCTGGATCGAACTATTCATGGAAACGACATGAAACTATGGGACAAGGGAGCGCCCATCGATGCGCTCATGCAGGAGTTCACTGTAGGTGCCGATCGCGACATGGACGTACGCCTCGCGCGCTGGGACGTCGTCGGCAACATCGCCCATGCCTCGATGCTGGTTTCGGTCGGCCTGCTGACGAAGGACGAAGGCGACACGCTGGTGGCCGAGCTCGGCGACATGCTCGAGTCGATCGACACCCACGGCTTCGTGATCGACGCCGGCATGGAGGACGTCCACTCCCAGGTGGAATACCTCCTCACGCAGAAGCTCGGTGAGGTCGGCAAGAAGATCCATACCGGCCGCTCGCGCAACGACCAGGTCCTGCTCGACATCAAGCTCTGGCTGCGTCACGAACTGCGGGGCATACGCCAGCAGGTGCTCGATCTCGCATCGACATTGCTGACGAAGGCCGAGCGGCACATCGATGTTCTCCTGCCAGGCTATACACATTATCAGGTGGCGATGCCCTCGTCGTTCGGACTCTGGTTCGGTGGCCATGCGGAAGCATTGCTGGAGGATGTGAGAGTGCTCGACATGGCCATCGACGCAGCCAACGCCAATCCGCTCGGATCGGCGGCTGGTTATGGATCGTCCTTCCCGCTGGACAGGGAGCTCGTCACCCGCGCGCTCAACTTCCAGCGCATGCATGTCACGAGTACGTTCGCACAGCAATCGCGCGGACGCACGGAACGTCTTGCCGCCGTCGCCATCGCCCAGGTGGCGAGCACGCTTGCTCGATACGCGACGGACGTCGTGCACTACATGTCGCAGAATTTCGGCTTTGTGACCCTGCCCGTGGAGTTCACGACGGGGTCGAGCATCATGCCGCACAAGAAGAATCCCGACATCTTCGAAGTACTGCGTGCCCGTTGCAACCGGCTTCAGGCCTTGCCGGTGGAGATAGGCTACGTCACGACCAATCTTCCGAGCGGATACCATCGTGACCTGCAGTTCGTGAAGGACCGAATCGTTCCGGGAATCGACGAAGTCTCGTTGTGCCTGCGTATCGCCGATCACGTCTCACCTCACGTGCAGCCCGTCGACGACATCATGAGCGCCGACCTCTATCGCTATGCCTTCACCGTCGACCGCGTCAACGATCTCGTCGTCTCCGGTATGTCGTTCCGTGACGCCTACCGTACCATCGGAGCGGAAGTCGAGAACGGAACCTTCACCGCACCTTCCGAGCCTGTTGCGTCGACGCATATCGGAAGTATCGGCAATCCGGGGCTGGGCATCCTGCGCGAGCGGCTGCAGCAGCATAGATCCACGAGAGTCTGAGGGTAGTCGGCGGTATCAGTTGTCCCGCATCTTCCGGTCGTCGCCCGGACACCAGAAGGCGATGGCCAGCCAGGAGAAGAGGATCCCGAGCATGCTGCCTGCGATGACGTCGCTGAGGTAGTGGACGTTGTACAGCAGTCTGCCTGCGGCGATGGAGAGTCCGAGACCCCACGCCAGCCATCGCATACGGGGCCATGCGAAGCTGCCTGCGACGGCGATGGCGAGGCCCGTCGTGGAATGGCCTGACGGAAACGATTGCCAGAGATAGTCCATGCTGAACGTGAACGGGGCTGCACTCGATATGCTCTGGTCGATGAGGAGTGGCGGCCTGGATCTGCTCACGAAGATCTTGACGATGTTGGCCGCGATACCCGAGGTGGCCACTGCCGTGAACAGTGCGAGGTGGCGCCGTGCGACGTCACGATCGTGCCCCCATGCGACGGCGGCGACGACGGCGGCAACGAGAAGTATCCAGTGCGACTTCCCCGCTTCTTCCAGCCATCCTCCTAACGTCAGCATCCACGGCGTCTGATGATCGTGGATCCAGTGCGCTAGGGGGACGTCGATCCACATCATACTGATGCCACATGCGATGGAGCCCGCGAGAAGAATCAGGATACGCTGCCTCACTATTCCTATCTCTCCGATGATTGCCAATGTCGTCCAAAAATAGCGAAGCCCGGCTCCATGGGAGCCAGGCTTCGGATGGACGTCGGATGTGGCGCTCTCAGCGGGCGACGACGAAGCGTACGTTGTTGCGTCCCGTCGTCAGTGTATAGACGCCGTTCGGAAGGG includes these proteins:
- a CDS encoding argininosuccinate synthase, which gives rise to MNRVLLAFSGGLDTSYCARYLAVDLGMEVHTVVVDTGGFSDAELDRIAERAQVCGATSHATLDRTEQLYDDVLRYCIAGNVLKNAAYPLSVSAERVVQAIAIAEHARTIGATHLAHGSTGAGNDQVRFDLIFRILCPDLPVITPIRDQRLSRDEEIAYLSTNGVEGDWTKAAYSINQGIWGTTIGGRETLTSGDPLPEHAYPSATSDDDHPENSEGLVVSFVDGEPVALNGTTMEPVDVIRMLNERGTAWRIGRGMHVGDTIIGIKGRVAFEAPAASILIEAHRVLEKHTLTKWQINLKDQLSTWYGQLLHEGQFLEPAMRDIEAFYRQTQERVTGDVTIELRDRTFDVLGISSPNDLMQSSFATYGEVNRAWSGDDVKGFATISAITTTIHRTVDNEQPATGSARS
- a CDS encoding aspartate aminotransferase family protein translates to MNPLPVYSLMPIELVRGSMSTVWDADGNSYLDLYGGHAVISIGHAHPAYVQAIAAQAERLGFYSNSVRIRIQEEFAERLGIVSGYDTYRLFLCNSGAEANENALKLASFVTGRSRIVAFDKAFHGRTSLAVATTDNPKIVAPVNRTDNVTFVPLNDIEAVRAELDRGDVAAVIVEGIQGVGGIRMADDDFLVALDTECRKHGAMLILDEIQSGCGRTGRYFAHQHAGIRPPLVTVAKGIGNGFPIGGVLVSPDIDVWDGMLGTTFGGNHLACAAAMSVIDVMESDDLMQRAAENGAVLANMLRDVPGVTDVRGRGLMIGMDIDHGAAAVRTSLVQDHRILTGNASNPKTIRLLPALNVSREELDRFVQALSSTLTLETT
- a CDS encoding acetylglutamate kinase codes for the protein MTVTVVKVGGAIVEDAASLTNFLDTLARLPRPFVLVHGGGSLVTRTAESLGIPQTMIEGRRVTDARTLDILVMILGGLTNKSIVAGLAARGVAALGMTGPDAGIIRSAKHRDPSRDYGFVGDITDVDGRRMMELMTGGATPLSLVLAPVTHDGAGQLLNTNADKVASAVASALGTVADVDLVYCFDRDGVLMDVADDTSVIPTLTRAEMDDLYGKGVIVKGMVPKLNAAFAALDAGVRNVRIQSAATLGTRSGTAIVRTDA
- a CDS encoding N-acetyl-gamma-glutamyl-phosphate reductase, which gives rise to MIGIVGGAGYAGGELIRLLLGHPEVSVNDLAVVSTSHAGQPVGAAHPDLAGTTTLRFTNELPADPDVVFLCSGHGQAKRFLSGNPLPDSTIVIDLSQDFRLDDAWTYGLPELHRERIRTAKRIANPGCFATTIELALLPLAGEGLLRDDVTVTAITGSTGAGQAPSDTTHFSWRANNLSVYKAFDHQHLPEIHRTLAAAGNDTDVIFVPMRGPFQRGIMASCLIRCERSAAAIMKLYRDRYEGHPFVVVADDLPDLKRITGTNRCCVGLQHQGDHLLVVSVLDNLLKGASGQAVQNMNLTLGYDETAGLDLRAIAY
- a CDS encoding argininosuccinate lyase, which translates into the protein MKLWDKGAPIDALMQEFTVGADRDMDVRLARWDVVGNIAHASMLVSVGLLTKDEGDTLVAELGDMLESIDTHGFVIDAGMEDVHSQVEYLLTQKLGEVGKKIHTGRSRNDQVLLDIKLWLRHELRGIRQQVLDLASTLLTKAERHIDVLLPGYTHYQVAMPSSFGLWFGGHAEALLEDVRVLDMAIDAANANPLGSAAGYGSSFPLDRELVTRALNFQRMHVTSTFAQQSRGRTERLAAVAIAQVASTLARYATDVVHYMSQNFGFVTLPVEFTTGSSIMPHKKNPDIFEVLRARCNRLQALPVEIGYVTTNLPSGYHRDLQFVKDRIVPGIDEVSLCLRIADHVSPHVQPVDDIMSADLYRYAFTVDRVNDLVVSGMSFRDAYRTIGAEVENGTFTAPSEPVASTHIGSIGNPGLGILRERLQQHRSTRV
- a CDS encoding acetylornithine carbamoyltransferase, encoding MKRFTSVHDVLAGPGLDTVLRDALELKRSSWMHETLGRRRTLGLLFMNPSLRTRMSTQKAGTLLGMDVMVLNAGSDSWTLETRDGVVMDGTATEHIKEAAGVMGQYCDVLGIRTFAGLKDRNEDYNEEVMESFIRYAGVPVVSLESATRHPLQSFADLITIETLKRTARPKVVLTWAPHPKALPQAVANSFVEWMSAADVDLVVTHPEGYDLAPDFMRGVTMMHDQDAAFEGADFIYAKNWSNYGQYGAITSMDPSWTVTVDKMKRTNDARFLHCLPVRRNMIVTDEVLDGPWSAVLEQAGNRVVSAQTILMHMVKELQA
- a CDS encoding acetylornithine deacetylase, with amino-acid sequence MMQQRYDEALALLKRLVSTQSYSRQEGDTAVIVADWLQERGAEPERYGNNVVAWHRSSIPGAPVLLLNSHHDTVRPGNGWLTDPFDPVVHDGRLTGLGSNDAGGSLVVLLAAFIALLDHTDLPYTICMAATSEEEISGSDGMAMLVRQWMTDGVDIAVAIVGEPTGMNMAIAEKGLVVLDCTARGRTGHAARDEGENAIYVAMRDIEWFRTFTFDRVSPMLGPVKMTVTQIEAGSQHNVVPDECRFVVDVRTTDAYVNGEIVDIIRDHVRCDVVPRSLRLQPSSIVETHPLVLAGKRIGMTTYGSPTLSDQSLLPPGVPSLKIGPGDSARSHTPNEYLHLDELRHGVDVMIRWIELFMETT